Below is a window of Yersinia kristensenii DNA.
ACCGTACCACAAACTGTCGCACTGAATTGTTGACACCATCTGACTCCCCAAGATCTTCGTGTTAAGTTGTATATACAATCATGGACAACCTAACGCATAAAGTCATTATCGGCAAGATAGGGATTTAAACAATTGCGTAACACTTCGCAGTTCTCGAAGAGAAATAAAATTGATCAGGACGTGACAGTACCTTGTGGGGTAAAACGGCCATAGAGTTGATAGCGAGAGCCGGGGTAAAGCAGTTGAGCTGCGGTCACGATTACTTTTCCATACCAGGTTCGGCGACGAATCAGTAAACAAGGTTCATGTTCATCTAATTGCAATAACTGGCGCTCAAGTAGATTTGGGATCACCGCTTCAACAATATGTTCACCTTCAGTCAAGGGGGCAGCTTGGGTGAGGTAGCTGTAAGGGGTTATCAGGTTGAAATCCTGCTTCATATAATCGGGTGCGGTGCTTGGATTGACGCAACGATTTTCGACTTGAATGGGGATGTCATTCTCATAATGAACAATTTGCGAGTAGAACAGTTGCTGGCTGGGTTGTATGCCTAAAGCAATCGCCTCTTCAGGTGTTGCTGGCCGCGCCTCTAACTGCAAAATTTTACTACTGTGGCGGTGACCACGTGCAGCGATTTCATCAGCAATATTATGAACTTCAAGTAAGGCACTGTGCGCCTTTGCTTCAGCAACAAAGGTCCCTACGCCTTGCATGCGGATTAGAAAACCTTCACTGGTGAGTTCGCGTAGCGCTCGGTTGATGGTCATACGGCTGACCCCTAATTCGGCAACAAGCTCACTCTCCGACGGGACGCGCTGGTGGGCTGCCAGACTCCGGTTCTGATTTGGCGCATGATAGCCAGTTTAACCCGTTGATAAATTGGTGCAGGAGTATCGTCCATTGCGGCACTCAATTGTAAGGCCGCTAGTTGTTCTGCCACGACGTTAACCTCGTCAAATAAGAAAATCATATGCTAAGTCTACGGTTGAATTTAGCGTGTGTATATGTCTATACAAGTGAGTGATTTAATTAATTGACGCAGCTGCTACTCGGCGCGTTTGACTCTGAACAAAATATTGGGATATCGCTATGCCAGTTTATTTTACCAAACGTGCTTTTTTACCTAATGGATGGGCGAATGACGTACAGATAACGGTCAATGAACAGGGGAACATTCAGCGCATTATGGCGGGCAGCAGTGATGCCGGTTGTCAGATACTTTCCGGGCCAATAGTGCCCGGCATGCCAAATCTCCATTCTCATGCTTTCCAGCGCATGATGTCGGGGTTAGCTGAGATCGCCGGTAATCCACAGGATAGCTTTTGGACATGGCGGGATTTGATGTATCGATTGGTGCAACGATTGACACCGGAGCATATCGGTGTGATAGCCCGCCAGTTGTATATTGAAATGTTAAAAGGTGGCTATACCCAAGTCGCAGAATTCCATTATTTACATCACAGTACCGACGGCAGTCCATACAGTGACCCTGGGGAAATGACATCACAACTTAGCCAGGCTGCGCATGACGTGGGAATTGGAATGACTCTATTACCCGTTTTATACAGTTATGCGGGTTTTGGCGGTCAATCCGCTCAACAAGGGCAGCGGCGCTTCATTCAAAATACAGAAAGCTATCTCAAGCAACAGCAAGTTATCAGTAAACAGTTGGCGAAGCAGCCATTACAGAATCAGGGTCTATGCTTTCATTCACTGCGTGCAGTAGAGCTAAACCAAATGCAGGAGGTTTTACAGGCTTCTGATAAACAGTTACCAGTGCATATTCATATTGCTGAGCAGCAAAAAGAGGTTAACGACTGTCTGGCTTGGAGCGGACAACGGCCAGTGGCGTGGTTGTATGATAATTTAGAAGTCGATAGCCGTTGGTGCCTGGTTCATGCCACTCATTTGGATGAGTCAGAACTTGTTCGGTTGGCTAAAAGCCAGGCTGTCGCCGGATTATGCCCAACAACAGAAGCCAATTTGGGCGATGGTATTTTCCCCGCAGTAGATTATTTACAGCAGCAAGGATGTTGGGGAATAGGCTCTGATAGCCATGTTTCTTTAAATGTGGTGGAAGAATTACGGTGGTTGGAATATGGGCAGCGCTTGCGTGATCAACGCCGTAACCGCCTGACGAATGAACAGTATCCAGCGGTGGCGGATTTACTTTATTCCCAAGCTTTAGCTGGAGGGCGGCAAGCTTGTGGCAGCAATATTAGCCAGCTTGCAGAGGGTTATCGTGCTGACTGGTTAGTTTTGGATGGCGATGATCCTTATATTGATGGCACAGAATCCGCTTCTTTATTGAATCGCTGGTTATTTGCGGGGGATAAATCGCAAATTCGGGATGTTTATGTGGCGGGCAACGCGGTAATAGT
It encodes the following:
- a CDS encoding formimidoylglutamate deiminase; this translates as MPVYFTKRAFLPNGWANDVQITVNEQGNIQRIMAGSSDAGCQILSGPIVPGMPNLHSHAFQRMMSGLAEIAGNPQDSFWTWRDLMYRLVQRLTPEHIGVIARQLYIEMLKGGYTQVAEFHYLHHSTDGSPYSDPGEMTSQLSQAAHDVGIGMTLLPVLYSYAGFGGQSAQQGQRRFIQNTESYLKQQQVISKQLAKQPLQNQGLCFHSLRAVELNQMQEVLQASDKQLPVHIHIAEQQKEVNDCLAWSGQRPVAWLYDNLEVDSRWCLVHATHLDESELVRLAKSQAVAGLCPTTEANLGDGIFPAVDYLQQQGCWGIGSDSHVSLNVVEELRWLEYGQRLRDQRRNRLTNEQYPAVADLLYSQALAGGRQACGSNISQLAEGYRADWLVLDGDDPYIDGTESASLLNRWLFAGDKSQIRDVYVAGNAVIVDRYHPMQQQTAQAFLAVLKACQQEV